CCATTAATGGTCACGCACGTCCAAGTGGGCTCTTGGTTGGCAGCCAAAGGGCTAGTTCATTTGGTTGGTGAGTTTGTTTCTAACTTGATTAACCATTGATTCAATTCCTAGAGTTAGTCCGCAAGaatgttatttttttctaatttcccTCGTCCTGGGGTGGATTGCTTTAAGCGACCGAGGAGGGGATTATAGTTGAGGTATGCATAAATTGGTCCGGATcgtcaaaccaaaaaaagaaaagtatcaAATGGATCACTAAGAAAATGTAACAGTTTTCTTTCTAAGGTGTAGTCGTGAGAAGATCAATTCACCAAATTGATCATGTTTTATCACTTGAAATACCAAGAAAAAGGTGACAATATTGAAATAGAAACTTAGAAGAGTATACATACCATCTTTACTggtaaaaaaaactcttcaactTCAATGTAAAATCTCGCTAAAACTACTTGAATCGATCGATGGTGTAATTATCCCAGAAAAGAGTGTGGGGTTTGTCAAGTGACAATCACACAATGAACCAAAcgacaaaacaaagaaaacaaagattttGATCAAGCCCAATTGGATGGCTTGAACTTCCCCTCTCGCCGTCCCAAAATGGCTTCAATGTGCTGCTATCGCCTGGATTATGATCTTCTTCCCAAGTCCTACTACTGTTGATATTTGCACTTGTGCCCAAACATGGTGGGGTTTCTAGATAGGTAGTAGAAACATTTCTGTTCTTGAAGAGCTCTTGACTTAAGCATAGCCCAGTATTGCCCCTAACGTCTAATCTCTTTCCAATCCTAATGATGAACTCTTGTGGGAAGATTAGCTCCCCACTAAACTGATTGTGGCTCAAATTTAGGTGATCCAAATTTGGAAGTGCCCCTAAGTTTGGCGGGACTGTCCCATTGAGGCTGTTGTTGTCTAGAAATAAGGTAGACAGATTTTGCAACGAAGATAAGGTGTTTGACAAAATGCCTCTTAGACCACAACATGAAAAACTCAGCACTATGATCTTCCTTAAGCTCCCTAAAAACAAGGGTATCTCTGAATTCAAAGGGTTGTCTTCAATCATTAAGTACTCTAATTGCTGCAAACCTGATAGGGTTTCTGGGATGGGCCCAATAAGTAAGTTATGACTCAAGTCTAATAAGACCAACCTGTTTAACTGCCCCAAACTCTGAGGCACCTTCCCTTGAAGCTTGTTTGAGCGGAAATCCATCTTTTGAAGAAATTGAAGCTGACCCAATGAAGAAGGAACCTCATTTTCCAGCCCATTCCAACTGAGGTCCAAAATGGTTAAGCTCTTTAAATCTCCTATTTCTTCAGGGACTGAACCACTTAGGTTATTGGAACTGAGGTCAAGTTGCTCCAAACTCACTAACCCACCAAATGTGTTTGGAATTTCTCCTTGTAGATTGTTTTGTGCAAGGCATAAGACCCTTAAGGTACCAACCACTGCCAAACTTGGGGGAATTTCCCCTGTTAGGCTTGGGTTGGACTCAATGGCTAGATGCTCTAAGGAAGACAGTGTCGTGCCAAAGAgagtcggagagagagagactggtGATGAAGTGAAGCagttgaagagagagaggaccttGAGGTAAGGGAGTTTGAGTAGGGAATGTGAGAGTTTGGCTGTGGTTTTACAAGGTGGGTTGAGAATATCAGGGCCAATGTGGATCCTTGTGACATGAAAGCGTGGAGGGTTTTCTTGTCCAGTGCTCTCACATTCAACACCAGGCCATGGAGTGTCACTGCATGGTTGTGGGTAGGTTTGGTCCCAAGTGGGGTCCTCAAGAAGTGAACCCATGAACTCAAAGAGACCAGAGAGCTCCTCTTGGTCCATCTCTGTTTCTTGTTGGCAAATCACCTCATGAGCCAACAAGACAAGGAGAAGtacagagagaggagagagagaagccatGAAAGGGGTGGAAAAAGAGATGCTGGTCCACACAAGAATCCTCTTGGTGAAAGTGTGGACTTGTGACAGAAACCAAGACGGATGTTTTTATATGCATAAATGCTTAATGTTTGGATGATAAGAGACTATGGAGTATCAAAACTCATGGTCGGTGTGCAGAAGCTTATCTCTCTAtcccgtttgaccaaaaaaaaaaaggaagaagctCATCTCTAatagaagaaaaatatttgcatgCTATTGGTACCGCTACGTGATACCTGAATTTCCTCCATAATGATACATTTATGGATTGttaaagtttaaatatataaatcTCACATGAACGTGCGGTAATGGAGGGTGCAATATGACAATGTGAATGTGCACAAAAACCATTGAACAATTACTCTGAGTGGATGGAGCAGTTCTTGTTTGTGGGCTCCATCGTAAATCTTGAGTTCATTTGTCCATGTTTTAGATCTTTTTTAGTAGTAatatattactaaaaaaaatctaaattatTCCAGGATCATCTCAACAGAAGTTCATCTATAAGGTTTTGAAGAGCCATCCATGCTTTTGAAACAATTAAGTCGAAATTATacggttcaattttttttttcgaacatTACCGACGAGTCGTGTTTTCACGgttcaattattaaatcaactTGATTGTTCTAGTGTATTATTTTCAGCTAAGATTATCATAGCAACTTGATTGTTCTAATTATTTTCACATGAATTTTATAAGATCAACAATTGGGTTAATCTTCTCGACAACACTCTCCCGTGCAAGGAAACGAGTCCAACTAATGTGTACACCATGTGTGGGACCCAAGGATTCGTGTATAAAATTAGCTCAGTCGGATATCAGTAAGGTCCTTCGCTCAATTTCTTGTCACAAATTGATCAAAAACTGATTAAACTTCTATCAATATTAGAGTTAGCTTGCCGATCAAAAACTTCTACCAATATCCGAGTTAgcttgccgatcaaaaaaataattatccaaggtagcttatttttttacaaggatcattaaaaaatatattttaaacaaattgaatggctcTAATCATTTGTGTAGAACCTATCTCGGAATCTCACAAAACGGTGTATGCATTTGGTGTGCAACAAATGGTGCATTCATTATTAAAATTGGCAAGGAAACTTGTGTATTCTCCAAGGGGCATATACGTGTATGATCTCAATTGGATGCCTGTACATGGCTTCATTGGAACCTGCCTCCATGTTCGGTTTTTGGTCTCTTAACCCAATTTTTTCTACCCACGCATAGTtcctaataaattttattttcaattaggattttgattttgagacTCCACTTGTTGAAGCGACGGCACTACATAGtttctaataaattttattttcaattagGATTTTAATTTTGAGACTCCACTTGTTGAAGCGACGGCACTAATTTTGGAGCGCTAAAATTAATATTCTTCTagttattacttttatttctctatcttaactctctccactcattatttcaaaaaatttcctcaagtctcaaaccaaacaagacgACTCGAGtgagtagaaaaattattcaatacctAGAAATACCCAAACTCTTTTTTATCACACATTGTGGTTACGCTCGTGACCACTCAAAGCAAAGTGTAGAAATCCCACCTCAAAGGGTGATTGGAGAAGAGGCAAGCTAGCATCcaaagggagggagggaggggtgAGGGAAAGGAAAACAATTGCATTAAAACGGAAACATTTGTCAGAAGAGTCAAAATGGGCTTTCATCAAACAGGGATAAAGTAGCCACTCTACTCCACACTGCTACAGTGTGACAGGACGTAACTCTAACGTCAGTCAGTAGGCAGACTCTCTGGAACACTGATGCCGACATTACCAAAGGATTTCAGATATGATCATCTTCGGTTCCAAGAGACTATTCACTGCCACATGCAGGATTCTATCTCTTCCCCCCTAGGAGATTATTTGTGCCCCCACCACCAAAGTGCCCAAGCCTCTTTCTCATCACATACTCATTATAGGACTTGTATATTTAAGGCCTGTTTGGGAGCCAAATTGTGCATTTTTCTGTTAGGGAGCCAAATTGTGAGAATtgattctctcacaatacattatgAAAACTACATTTTATGGGCATAATTTGAGAATTAATTTTGGATGAGCTTTTATATTCTCATATTGGATTATCTTTCCAAATTCACAATCTATATTGAGCATATCCTCAAAATACTCATTCATATAAATTATTCTGAGCATTATCTCTCAAACACTACTTTGTTACAAAATTTATTATGTCATACTATCTCGCAAACATTCTACCACATTCATAATCTATTCTGGCCACAATTCGAGACCAATAACTCACAatccaaaatgcaaaaataattaggcTCCCCTACAAGCCCTTAATTTTGGACTTTCATATTTATGTAGAATTCATATACTTTGTTTGGATTCTGTATAAATGCTTGGTGAGGACTGAGGAGGAGGCCTAAGGAACCCGTctaagtaaataatttttccggTTGGACAAGATGGTCGTATTTGTAAACGTTACATACACCTCTATTCCATTTTTTTCCACGAAAATGAACAAAGAAATGACAATCCAGAAATGAGAATCATAGAGAGACATTGGCGGTCCTTTTAGTTCGGGTCAATTATGATTTAAAAGGTTTTGTACGGTGCCATATTGCATGATTTGTTACATAGCTTTAGTCAACAATTTTTAATTAGTCAAAGAATTAGAAATTACTAAATCATGAAAATCCATTATAAATGAAAAGATGTAGACAATTAAAACATGACACGAATGCCAAagatggacaaaaaaaaaatcatggacggagagagtaaaaTGTCGATCAAATTCAGCCAATTTCTATATGGTATCACAGTCGTACTTATTGATCGACAAACACCTACAGATTGTGATCATCCTAGTCTACTCTCATTTCTTCGTTTGTCTTCCCACATTTCCAAGGTCTATGAATGGCGATTGAAGAAACAGAATCTACATGCATCTACAACAGTGAAACTTCCTTTTTCCCTAGTACACATATTTGATCGATGTGATTCTGGAAATCGGATTGTAAATCCTATATACATACACTTTGGAAAATGTTGATGCACAGTGGCTCGATCTCGTGTATGACTGCTATAAATCTCTGTATCTACTTTTCCTCACATTTTTGGTttaaatcatatatatatatatatatatatatatatatatatatatatatatatatatatatgcacatcaAGTGCGGATTGCATTGGAACAATTAATCGATCATTTTAGTTCTCTTTCTAGGTAGAACTCATGCATGTGCATGGTCTCAAACATCAACTCTTCAGTCTTGAGAAAATAATTACCTCCATGGAGACATATATTAATTGATCATGCGAGGAGCGGAGTATCTCTTTTACATTAGCTGCTAGGTACTGGTGCAATAGTTGCAAAAGATTGAGTTAGTTTAGTTTCCATACTTTACTCGATCTGCCTTCTAAATATTGTCCTCTGCAAACTGCTAGCTGTTAGGACAAGAGTTGAACAAATGAAATTTGAAGAATCGATTACTCTGTCGAATGCTGAAGAAATAAATCGATCTCTATATATAGAAGAGATCCTCTACTTTGGATACCACATCTAAACCTAGTTCTTCTACATCTCTACAATTGGTTCTACTTCTTCAGTAGGACCTTCTCGGTTTGATAATATTCGACAGCCATTTTGGTGTTTCACAATTTGGAGTACTTCCATAGTTTGGGGTTCACAGTTTGGTGTGTCACATGCAGTTTGGTAGTAATTCTTAGGTTGTTCATCTGGCCACAACCACAGTTCATGAATGTACTTACCACCACAATCTTTTCAATTTGGGCAAATGTTTAATAATGGCAAAGGTTTCGGTACGAAAGACCAAGAAGTGAGTGATAGAAATTCTATCAGAGGTTAATTTAGTGCTATATAGTATAGAatttcataaaaccaaaccagagaaagaggagagagagagagagagagagagaggaaagtaaACTTGGAATGCCAGCTCATCTTTTACACGATATCTATCAACTAGTTCTGCTTAACAACTCACTAACAAACTAACTAATTAATGACCCTTGCTTACACACCCCTGCAAACTAATGGGTGTGTTAACAACCATTAGTTTgtctttaagaaaaataaaacgaGCTATAGAAAGGGACTTTGTAAAAATGTCTGCTACTTGGTCCAAAGTTCCAACATGTTGAATGACAATCTGCTTGTTCAGGACCTTTTCTCTGATAAAATGATAGTCAATTTCTACATGCTTGGTCCTAGCATGGAAATGGGATTAGAAGCCAGGGCTATGGCAGAAAGATTATCACACCAGATGATAGGAGGCAATGTAGAAGGCAAACAAAGCTCCACAAGCAATTGTTGAACCCATGTAACATCTGCTGCCGTTTGTGCCAATGATCTGTATCCAGCCTCTGTGGATGACCTTGCAACAGTATGCTGCTTCTTGGCACACCATGATATGAGATTAGATCCAAGAAACAAACAGAAACCTGTAGTTGATCTTCTATCTACTGGATTACCAGCTCAGTCAGCATCCGAGAAGGCAGTTAAATACAATGGACCAGGAGTGAAAGCAAAGCCTTGATTAAGACTACCTTTAATGTACATAGTATACGTTTTACAGCAACAAAATGACTATGTTTTGGGTTATGCATGTGCTGACAAGCAAGGTTAACAGCAAAGGATATCTCAGGTTTGGTAAGAGTGAGATATTGAAGGGACCCCACTATAGTTCTAAACCAACGCACATCATCAAAATCAGCATCAGGAGTAAACTGAGCAGGCTTAGTAGAAGAAGGAGAATTACTTGGTTTACAGTCAAACATTCCTGCCTTAAGTAAGAGATCAGTTGCATACTTAGTTTGAGAAAGGATAATAGAAGATCCATGATACAATACTTCAATACCCAGAAAGTAGCTCAAAGAACCAAGGTCTTTCATCACAAATTTGGAACTTAGAACAGAAATCAAGTCTGCAATGTAGGAAGAGCTGCTACCAGTAATTAAaatgtcatccacatagactAATACCAAAGTAATATCTGCAGCAGTTTTCTTGATAAACAGAGAAGAATCAGCTTTGCTTTGAACAAACTCTTGTTGAAGCAGAAACCCAGAAAATACAGAAAACCATGCCCTAGGGGCTTGCCGTAACCCATAAAGAGCTTTAGTCAGTTTACACACAAAAGAAGGATGAACAGGGTCTTTATAACCTTGTGGTTGTCTCATGTAAACCTCTTCATCAATTACCCCATGTAAAAACGCATTGGACACATCCAATTGTTTGATGGACACTCGAACCGTGGGTTGTTTAATGACAGGACTGAAAGTTTCTGTAAAATCCAACCCCTCAGTCTGTTGATTTCCATTTGCAACTAAATGAGCTTTATATCTGGCCACACTTCCATCAGAATTACGTTTGATTTTATAGATCCACTGACAACCAATAACATTGGCTCCCAGAGGAGGTGGAACAAGTGTCAATGTCCCTTGTTTGACTAAGGCTTGATATTCTTCATTCATGGCTTGATGCCACACTGGATACTTAATGGCTTCAGAGTAATAAACAGGttctttttttggcaaagtTAAGTCAGAACCAACAACATTCAAACTAAAAACAGTTTTAGGTTTGACAATCCCATGCTTGGCTCTAGTAACCATGGAATGTGTGTTCAGAGAAGAGGAAGAATTGGAAGTTTGAAcaggagaaagagaagaggaatGAGGAATATGAGAAGAGGAATGAGGAATATTAGGAACAAAACTTTCAGTGGGAACATCATGAGTGACAGgagaagagggagaagagacagggaaaggaaaagaattgaGATCAGAAACAGAAGGAGACACTGGTGTGACAATAGTTTGATTGGAATCAGCAGAATTAGGAATAACAGACAGAGAGGAAGAGTGAATAGGTATGGCAGAAATCTCATTCATGGTATTATGACCAGAAGGGTGATGATTTGTGAAGACAAAAGTTGCAGAAAAGGGAATAGTAATAGCAAGATCCTCAAATTTAGTTAGAGGAACACTAAAAGAAGTaggagaagaagatgacaaAATTGAAACAGATTGAACTAAGTCAGGATAAGGAAATTCTGTTTCAACAAACTTAACATGTCTAGAAATGAAAACTTTATTGGTACTGGGATCATAACATCTGTACCCCTTTGTTTGAGGACAATAACCCAAGAAAACACAAGGAGAAGATTTTGGAGACAATTTATTTAAGGTATACGGTTTCAGCCAAGGATAACAACTACAACCAAAAGGCTTGAGAAATAAATAATCAGGTGAAGTCTGAAACAACAAGGTATAAGGAACTTGGAACTTGGAACTTGAGACTAGTATGAGGTAGTCTGTTTGTAAGACACACCGCAGTACTCAAGGCTTCAAGCCAGAAATTGGTAGGTAATCGAGATTGCAAGAGAAGTGTAATAGTAGTTTCAATAAGATGTCTGTGTTTCCTTTCAGCTAGACCATTTTGTTCTGGTGTGTGAGGACATGAGGTTTGATGAATCATACCATTAGTgagaaaaagagttaaaagaaaatgatttatgAACTCACCCCCATTGTTACTTCTCATAGTTTGAATGGTGGTGTGAAACTGAGTTGACACATAGGCTTTAAACTGACTTATAACATGCTTAACTTCTGACTTATAATGAAGTGGAAATAGCCAAGTaaatctagagaaatcatcaatcaTCAACAAGTAGTATCTAAAGCCCTTATGAGATGGGAGTATAAAATTAAGAAAACTCCTTGTCAGATTTGTGGCAAAACAAACCATAGAGCCAATTAAGAACTGTTACTACAAGGCTAGCTAATAAGAGTATGAGTTATCATCGACCTTCAATACTTAACCTCAACCAAATTTCCCTCTACTAACGTATGTCCCCTTTTTCCCACGTGGTGCTTCAAGGCACTCTAAGACCGCACATTCTCATTCTTGTTGGCTCTACAACTAAATGTATTGACTCCACACAAATCTAAAGTATTGGAGTACTGCACAACGTGCATGGCCATGCTAGATAACTTATTGGCCTAGTAGAACACACGAATTATATATCCCGATGTTTCTGGAGACTTCCATATCAATCTGAACAAACTTGTCCTGCGCACATCTAGGTCAATTGTTTAGGACACACGTAAGAGAGGGCAGGACACATACGTAATAGATGCTCTGGCGTTCATTCATTGTCTAAAAAGTCCCTATTAGGTGATCGGTTGTCCCTCAATGGCTCACCAATCTGACCCTTCAGGATATTCGTTTCATGGACCCTTATCTGTCTTAATAAAACATGATCTATTTTtcgtttaaaaaaacaaaaaaatgtacatTCGCTCAGAGCATAACCGTGTGCATCGAGTTTGAACTGTGTTATATTCTAATAGAAACCtaccaaaaacaaataaattaagtGATAAACAAACATGAGAATTGAGACCATAAGAacataaataatcaaaaaaaaaaaaaaacaaatgtataAGAACAAATATCTAACAATTTTATAATCGTAACTAATATGCAGAGGTACTGActgtgttttattttattttttctgaaagggattttattgtttattttttttgtgaagttgAAAGGGATTTAATTGAAATATTaagtttgagcaattttttGTCCCCTAGCATAGTGGCAACATGGTCGGACACTTGAATAGGGAAGAGGGAGGGAAGAGGTGACAAGGGTCCCAATTAGTGTATTAAATTAGAATGGTACATGTGTAAGACCACGTATTAAAAATTAGAGGAAACATTGAATAATTTGGTCTACACCATAATTATTTGCATAAGATCAGGATTGTTGTGCAGAATTTGGAACATAATTATATGGTTCAAAATGCGCTATGACCTCCGGGCCTGGGGATCCTGTAATAAACAAAGTCACTATAAGGTTGTAATGAGTATCTAAGTCATCTATCTCAACAATCAACGgtctgaatttaaaaaaaaaaactctttcaagaaaaagttattttcttccatggaagagttttttttttaatccaaaccattcaaaaacTTTTGAACGACTAAAATTGCTCACTACAATCTTGTAGTAACTTTGCTCACTATAGGTCTCCGAATCCGAAAGTTCTTATGAGTTATGATAAAAGGGACACTTGTATTTATCAAAAAGTACACGTAGAAGCCATTGTGACCATCTCCCCTTTCCTTCCcacaaaaaatcaagtgtttaTCGTCCACAAAAAATCAGATAGTGCAACTATGCATTAGAACTTACCGTTCAAACAAAAAGATGCAGTAGAACTTGAGGTGCAATTCTGATAATCCACCGTAGAATGTGTTCGTTTAGGGCTCCGCTTTGATAATCAaatattgttcatttttttttttttaagattggAAGGAAAATAAAGAGTTGAAAAGAACGATAGGGATCGGCACAACGGAGAGTGAGAGAGTTGAGAAATCACGAAAAATATTCATTTGGAGTTCAACTACTAGCTTGGAAATAGAAATCACTGAGGAAAGCAGATTGAAAAACTAATTAACCTACGTTCTGAAAATATAATATCTGGAAAAATTAgcaaacaacaaataaaaagtCATAGCTCATATTAATAGAGTTTTTTAAGAGTCGTTGGATGTGGTCGTTCATAATATATCTTTTtcgaaaatagaaaaaaatatatacaattaaATCTCGAGCTATGCTACTAGCATATACACATACAAAAACACTTGCATGTGCACTCATACAGTGTGTatagtttttacttttcttaaATGACACATTTGTTTTTGTAAGGATATAAGTACATttccaaaagaacaaaaaatttatgacCACACACAAGCACTTAAATACTTACAGACacgatcatatatatatatattacattaACCTTGCACAAAATtgcacacatatatatacatgtacacaTTGACTTATAAGATGGGGCCCACAAACAGTGCATGCGAATGTGTTTGTAAGTCTGGTGAATCGTAGCCAACAAACAAGAGAGAGACAGGTGTGAGGTGTTTGATTTGGAAGGCTAATTTTGAATCAACTAATTAATCATGGTTAAAATGGGAATTAGGCGCACAGTATGTACAGTATGAGTTATTGTTGGGGAATGGATAGAGATTCGAGAAGTTCATTGAACAGTACTTGTGCAACGTATCTGCCAGTCTGTAATAtataaaaagaataaataaagaGGTTAAGGGTTTGGAAAATGCCACTCAAGGGGTTTACAGTCTCGGTGTTTTGTTGAGGTGGCTTTTATTTTGGAGTTGCCTACAACTTTAGCCAAGTTTGCTGGCAGTACTTTACTTCTAAAGTCTGTAAACAAATGATTAGGTTAAGAACTTAAGAGTATGATGTGGCAaccaaaaatttgggaaaatttgaaaattttttttttttgaagaattatcACTTTAATTTCTTCATTGGCTAAAGCTATAAAGATTAAAAGAGAAGCAAAATTATCATACTAACTTTGGTGTTATTTTCTAAATCAGTTTCCTCCGTGTGGTTAAGAAAAGAGGGTCTTGGGTGGTTAGGCCGGTGTACCGAAACCCCTATTATCTCTATACttcgtgttatgagttaatgaaattttttttgctgataaaaaaaaaacttggtgtTATTTTTTGTGGCACATAAAATTAAACTTTCTTTTTGCTCGGCATACATAAAATTAAACTTAGTGTTATTAATATGAGGTCTAAAGagggaaaatgtttttttttttttcaatccacATTATCTCTATAATTTTCTGGATGTTAGTATGTATATCATTTaggggggggaaaaaaacaagCTAATTGAAAAGTCGTTATATATGATGTCATTTAAACGCGTTTGTCTTGAAGAAAATGCATAAATGTAATTGTAAAGTAAAGTAAGATTTTGTCAATATAAGTCTACTCTTTTGAAGACAACTGTAAAGGAAATCACATGGCTACGATATATAGATGGATctaattatttaaaaatgtaTTTCTAAATAATGAAACTGTAATaaaatcatcttcttcttttttctcggcaaaagaaacttttataaaTCTTGAAAGGTTACATCGAGGGAAACATCGAAAGCACACGACGCTTATAAGATcagacaaagaagaaaaaagagagaaacacCAAAAATAAGCATCCAACAGAGAGTTTGACGGATCACCTGACACACTTCAAacacaaattacaatttcaCCTTTTTAACTCCATCAAGAAAACCTTTAATCCTCCACAGTGTATACCTTAATATCGAACTTCACTTTAATCCACATCGCGACTCTGATGTTGATCACCTCACCCACTTGCCCTACTCCTGTTGAAGCATTATTGAACACGTAGTCATTCCTCGCCAACCATAATAACCAAATTGTAGCAAAGAATGTCGTTTCCCACAAATGATTCTCCAAAATTCTAAATCTATTGTCAAACCACCAAGTAAAGAGAGCTTCCAAAGATCGAGGACACACCCATCtcacatgccaccaatccagaaTCAAAGACCAAACATTCCATGAGAATTTGCAATGTAGAAAAAGGTGTTGGGGTGTCTCCAAATGTAATAAAATCATCTTATAGATGGATTCTACGAAAACTAATTGCGCAATGGAATTCACATAATGGACCTTCAAGTAGTATGATCATATAAGTATTTTCCGAAGCactcactattttttttttccaaccgaTAACAGATGATATTATATCTCCAATCAAAAAGTACATTAAGATGAAAACTCGTCCTTAGACAAATGATCAAATAATCACGACAGAGAGGATTCATCCAACAAACTATACCCCAAACCAACTAACATTTTCTCgtagaaacaagaaacaacccAAGACAACCATGGGAGAAAATCGTACTAACCACTCTATAGAATTACAGAAAaactatgagtaccgaccattgggaaggaaaatcgtaccgacggccgtcGGCAGGCCATCTcaggcca
The sequence above is a segment of the Rhododendron vialii isolate Sample 1 chromosome 13a, ASM3025357v1 genome. Coding sequences within it:
- the LOC131313418 gene encoding receptor like protein 29-like, with the translated sequence MASLSPLSVLLLVLLAHEVICQQETEMDQEELSGLFEFMGSLLEDPTWDQTYPQPCSDTPWPGVECESTGQENPPRFHVTRIHIGPDILNPPCKTTAKLSHSLLKLPYLKVLSLFNCFTSSPVSLSPTLFGTTLSSLEHLAIESNPSLTGEIPPSLAVVGTLRVLCLAQNNLQGEIPNTFGGLVSLEQLDLSSNNLSGSVPEEIGDLKSLTILDLSWNGLENEVPSSLGQLQFLQKMDFRSNKLQGKVPQSLGQLNRLVLLDLSHNLLIGPIPETLSGLQQLEYLMIEDNPLNSEIPLFLGSLRKIIVLSFSCCGLRGILSNTLSSLQNLSTLFLDNNSLNGTVPPNLGALPNLDHLNLSHNQFSGELIFPQEFIIRIGKRLDVRGNTGLCLSQELFKNRNVSTTYLETPPCLGTSANINSSRTWEEDHNPGDSSTLKPFWDGERGSSSHPIGLDQNLCFLCFVVWFIV